Within the Bacillus pumilus genome, the region CAGTGCAGTGGAGAGAGAATACGTAATAAAGCTAGGCAGTGTCAAAAGAGTCAGCGCAAGCCCGGTCAACTCCCCGTACTGCCTTGTCGCCTCAACAGCCGCGTATCCAGCAATCGCAAGACTTTGCGCGACAACTATCGGCTCTAAAAACCACGAAATATTCCCGATAAAACGGCTGCCTGTTGTTGGCAGGGCAATACTCATCAGCTGCTTAAATGTGTCCTTACCGTCATGAATTGCCTTGAAAAATCGTTTTCGAATGCGAATGGTCTTTTTGTAACGAAAGGCAATTAGTAAATAAGCAAGTGAAATCATCTCTCCAATGACAGATGAAATCATCGCACCTGCTGCCGCAAATTCAATCCCATAAGGAAGAAAAGCTGTTGTACATACGGCTACTAGAGAAATTCTTGCAACCTGTTCCAGCACTTGAGATATGGCAAGCGGGCTCATTTGCTGTCTGCCTTGAAAATATCCTCTCAGTACACTGGAAATAGCGATGACTGGGACAACAGGCGTAATAGCAAGAAGTGGATAAACCGTTCTAGGATCTGTCAGCATATTTTCTGCCATGATGGGTGCAAACCATAAAAAGAGCGGCGTGAATATCAGGCTGAGTGTCCCTGTTACTGCAAGAGACATGACAAGAATTCGTTTTGTTTTCTGTTTGTCTCCGCGGGCTTCTGCTTCTGCGACAAGCTTACTTATAGCGACAGGCAGTCCGAATTGTGTCAGCGTCACAGCGAGAAAAAAGGTAGGAGCAGCCATCATATAAAGCCCGACTCCTTCTTCGCCAATGAACCTTGCAATCACAATTCGATTGACAAAACCCAATATTCTCGTGATAAAACCTGCTAAAATTAAAATAATCGTTCCCTTTAAAAACGTTTGCTTTGTCAAATCAAAGATCACCTGCCTTCTCAAACGACATAGAATCATATACAATAAGATATGCGTGTATATCGTCCAAGCATGACAAGTCTCTCGATAAAAACTGAAAAGGGGGAGCATCCCATTGACACAACATCCGGCTGCAATTTACAAAGACCATTTAAAGCCTTTTCTGTTCAGTAAGCTTGAAGAATTCATCGTTTTGGGCTATAAAGATGTAGATTTAGAGGAATTATGGTCATACTTAGAGAATAAGAAATGGAAGAAAAAACAAGAGTATCCGATTCATGAAATGGTTGCAGATATTTTATCTGTGAAAATTGGCGAATTTATGAACTATGCAACCGTTCAGTCGTTTAAAACGTCTGCTTTTTTGGACAGTGAAGATGGCAAGAATATGCTAGATGAACTGTTGAAATAAGCCATCTTAATGGATTCAGGTGTTTAAGGAGGAAATACATAATGAAAAAAGGGCGCATTCTTGCGTTTTTCTTAGTGGTTCTGT harbors:
- a CDS encoding post-transcriptional regulator, with translation MTQHPAAIYKDHLKPFLFSKLEEFIVLGYKDVDLEELWSYLENKKWKKKQEYPIHEMVADILSVKIGEFMNYATVQSFKTSAFLDSEDGKNMLDELLK
- the spoVB gene encoding stage V sporulation protein B; its protein translation is MTKQTFLKGTIILILAGFITRILGFVNRIVIARFIGEEGVGLYMMAAPTFFLAVTLTQFGLPVAISKLVAEAEARGDKQKTKRILVMSLAVTGTLSLIFTPLFLWFAPIMAENMLTDPRTVYPLLAITPVVPVIAISSVLRGYFQGRQQMSPLAISQVLEQVARISLVAVCTTAFLPYGIEFAAAGAMISSVIGEMISLAYLLIAFRYKKTIRIRKRFFKAIHDGKDTFKQLMSIALPTTGSRFIGNISWFLEPIVVAQSLAIAGYAAVEATRQYGELTGLALTLLTLPSFITYSLSTALVPAISEGMEQNKRKTVEYRLKQAMRLCLLSGGISCIILFVYAEDLTLFMYGSSHAAIYVKFMAPFFLLYYFQGPLQAVLQALNLAGAAMTNSLIGAVVKTGMIFVLASQPGFGIMGAALAILIGIVLVTLLHAATVGKVLPIHLPIKEYGVCVLVIIGTGAVSLWLKSQMNGFFSAPIELVMLIFVTCALYVILLICLGLVKKEELRRIPLIGKLL